From one Blastocatellia bacterium genomic stretch:
- the purE gene encoding 5-(carboxyamino)imidazole ribonucleotide mutase translates to MTQPLVGIIMGSTSDWETMTHAAETLESLGVPFEVRVVSAHRTPDLLFEYASTAEGRGLEVIIAGAGGAAHLPGMAAAKTALPVLGVPVESKALKGMDSLLSIVQMPAGIPVGTLAIGRAGAVNAALLATAMLGNKHPQFRQALKAYRERQTETVLGRPDPREA, encoded by the coding sequence ATGACACAGCCGCTGGTTGGCATCATCATGGGCTCGACATCCGACTGGGAGACCATGACGCACGCCGCCGAAACGCTCGAATCACTCGGTGTGCCGTTTGAAGTCCGCGTCGTCAGCGCGCACCGCACCCCCGATCTGCTTTTCGAGTACGCCTCGACCGCTGAAGGGCGCGGCCTCGAAGTCATCATCGCGGGAGCCGGCGGCGCGGCTCACCTGCCCGGCATGGCCGCCGCCAAAACGGCGCTGCCGGTGCTCGGCGTGCCCGTCGAATCGAAAGCACTCAAGGGAATGGACTCTCTGTTATCCATCGTACAAATGCCCGCGGGCATCCCTGTCGGCACGCTGGCCATCGGTCGCGCCGGCGCGGTCAATGCGGCGCTGCTGGCGACGGCGATGCTCGGCAACAAACACCCGCAATTCCGTCAGGCCCTGAAAGCTTACCGCGAGCGGCAGACGGAGACGGTTCTGGGTCGGCCTGATCCGAGGGAGGCGTGA
- a CDS encoding efflux RND transporter periplasmic adaptor subunit yields the protein MPEIISKISATIKRRRVLLASVALLAAAGVAGFLLWGNKAAANDYITAKVDRGNVEVSVSATGTVQAVTTVQVGSQVSGTVQWLGADFNSQVKRGQVIARLDPAIFQAQVDNARANVQNQQAAIIGAQTEIVNQQANIKASQANVEVNRVQRDDALAVVRRYQELKTVIPSRDIEAAQATANAAAARYEQAVAQLGQVQAGLAQSKAKLDQAKAGLAQAQAQLSQQQANLDHSIIASPIDGVVVSRAVDIGQTVAASLQAPTLFTIANDLTKMQVLASIDEADVGQIKQGIKANFAVDAFPGETFTGEITQLRLNAQTTQNVVTYSAVIEVANPELKLRPGMTANITIPVARRDNVLTVPNAALRFKPTLSEKEQEALRQKMEERRNQRQAERQGAESQGQQPNAQGQQPAAQGQQPAAQDQAGGAQGQRRGRPGDGQSQPAQGEGNQPAAGAGSDGQRRGGQMVWVMVGDKQIEPRFVRTGLTNGRITEIIAGDLKEGETIVIGQNDASGNRPQQGGSPFQQRPGGGGGRGR from the coding sequence ATGCCAGAGATTATCAGCAAGATCAGCGCAACCATCAAGCGCCGCAGAGTGCTGCTCGCCAGCGTCGCCCTGCTGGCTGCTGCCGGCGTCGCCGGCTTCCTGTTGTGGGGCAACAAGGCCGCCGCAAACGATTACATCACGGCGAAGGTTGATCGCGGCAACGTCGAAGTCTCGGTGTCTGCGACCGGCACGGTGCAGGCCGTAACGACCGTGCAGGTCGGCTCGCAAGTGTCGGGCACGGTGCAATGGCTCGGCGCCGATTTCAACTCGCAGGTCAAGCGCGGCCAGGTGATCGCCCGCCTCGACCCGGCCATCTTTCAGGCGCAGGTAGACAATGCGCGGGCCAACGTGCAGAACCAGCAGGCGGCCATCATTGGGGCGCAGACTGAGATCGTCAACCAGCAGGCCAACATCAAAGCCTCGCAGGCGAATGTCGAAGTCAACCGCGTGCAGCGCGACGACGCGCTGGCCGTGGTCAGACGCTATCAAGAGCTCAAGACGGTGATTCCCAGCCGCGACATCGAAGCCGCGCAGGCCACCGCCAACGCCGCCGCGGCGCGCTACGAGCAGGCGGTAGCGCAGCTCGGACAGGTGCAGGCGGGGCTGGCGCAATCGAAAGCTAAGCTCGACCAGGCCAAAGCGGGGCTCGCGCAGGCGCAGGCGCAACTGTCGCAACAGCAGGCGAACCTCGACCACTCGATCATCGCTTCGCCGATTGACGGCGTTGTCGTATCGCGCGCGGTTGACATCGGCCAGACGGTCGCTGCCAGTTTGCAAGCGCCGACGCTTTTTACCATCGCCAACGACCTGACGAAGATGCAGGTGCTGGCTTCGATTGACGAAGCCGATGTCGGCCAGATCAAGCAGGGCATCAAGGCGAACTTCGCTGTGGATGCCTTTCCCGGCGAGACCTTCACCGGCGAAATCACGCAACTGCGGCTGAACGCGCAGACGACACAAAACGTCGTCACTTACTCGGCGGTCATCGAAGTGGCGAATCCTGAATTGAAGCTGCGGCCCGGCATGACGGCCAACATCACGATCCCTGTGGCGCGGCGCGATAACGTCTTGACGGTGCCGAACGCGGCGCTGCGTTTCAAGCCGACGCTCTCGGAGAAAGAGCAGGAGGCGTTGCGGCAGAAGATGGAAGAGCGCCGCAATCAGCGCCAGGCCGAACGTCAGGGCGCAGAGTCGCAAGGCCAGCAACCGAACGCGCAAGGTCAACAGCCCGCGGCACAGGGGCAACAGCCGGCGGCGCAAGACCAGGCCGGTGGCGCGCAGGGCCAGCGGCGCGGTAGGCCAGGTGACGGTCAGAGCCAGCCGGCGCAAGGCGAAGGCAATCAGCCGGCGGCGGGCGCTGGCAGCGACGGCCAGCGGCGCGGCGGCCAGATGGTCTGGGTGATGGTCGGCGACAAGCAGATCGAGCCGCGCTTTGTGCGCACAGGCTTGACCAATGGCCGCATCACCGAAATCATTGCCGGCGATTTGAAAGAAGGCGAAACCATCGTCATCGGCCAGAACGATGCCAGCGGCAACCGCCCACAGCAAGGCGGCTCGCCCTTCCAGCAGCGTCCGGGCGGCGGCGGTGGTCGCGGAAGATAG
- a CDS encoding 5-(carboxyamino)imidazole ribonucleotide synthase, with the protein MQVGILGGGQLGRMLALAGYPLGLRFRTLDLSPEAPAGHVSELMAADFNDTDALKRFARGLDVVTYEFENVPVDTARYLSRRVSVFPPPEALEAAQDRLTEKRFFEGLGIPTPPFVAVDTWDDLKSALGDMGLPAVLKTRRFGYDGKGQVVIRKTEDVTQAWQSLGGVPLILEGFVAFEREVSILAVRSRGGETTFYPLVENHHHEGILRLSLCPAPGASSALQGEAEAFARRALEALNYVGVLAIEFFERDGHLLANEMAPRVHNSGHWTIEGAETSQFENHLRAILGWPLGSTATVGYAAMVNLIGTLPDLRSLLVMDNLHLHLYGKAPRPYRKLGHITLRTATAEARDAALVRLRQRVSQ; encoded by the coding sequence ATGCAGGTCGGCATCCTCGGCGGCGGACAACTGGGACGCATGCTGGCGCTCGCCGGCTATCCGCTCGGATTGCGCTTTCGCACCCTCGACCTGTCCCCGGAAGCGCCCGCCGGTCACGTCTCGGAGCTAATGGCCGCAGACTTCAACGACACCGACGCGCTCAAGCGTTTCGCCCGCGGCCTCGACGTCGTGACCTATGAATTCGAGAATGTGCCCGTAGACACTGCACGCTACTTGAGCCGCCGCGTTTCGGTCTTCCCGCCGCCCGAAGCTCTGGAAGCGGCGCAGGATCGGCTGACCGAGAAACGTTTCTTCGAGGGCCTCGGCATCCCGACGCCGCCGTTTGTCGCCGTAGACACCTGGGACGATTTAAAGAGCGCGCTCGGCGACATGGGATTGCCGGCGGTGCTGAAGACGCGGCGCTTCGGCTATGACGGCAAAGGCCAGGTGGTGATTCGCAAGACCGAAGACGTGACGCAGGCATGGCAATCGCTGGGCGGCGTGCCGTTGATCCTTGAAGGCTTCGTCGCCTTCGAGCGCGAGGTGTCTATTCTGGCCGTGCGCAGCCGCGGCGGCGAGACGACGTTCTATCCTCTCGTCGAGAATCACCACCACGAAGGCATCCTGCGCCTGTCGCTCTGCCCGGCTCCCGGAGCCAGTTCCGCGCTTCAGGGCGAAGCCGAGGCGTTTGCCCGCCGCGCACTCGAAGCGTTAAACTATGTAGGCGTACTGGCGATTGAATTCTTTGAGCGCGACGGCCATCTGCTGGCGAACGAGATGGCGCCGCGCGTTCACAACTCCGGCCACTGGACGATTGAAGGCGCGGAGACGAGCCAGTTTGAAAATCACCTGCGCGCCATCCTCGGATGGCCGCTCGGGTCAACCGCGACGGTCGGCTATGCGGCGATGGTCAATTTAATCGGCACGCTTCCCGACCTGCGCAGCCTGCTAGTCATGGACAACCTGCATCTGCATCTCTACGGTAAAGCGCCGCGCCCGTATCGCAAGCTCGGACACATCACCCTGCGCACGGCAACCGCGGAAGCGCGCGACGCTGCGCTCGTGCGCCTTCGTCAACGGGTCAGCCAGTAG
- a CDS encoding two-component regulator propeller domain-containing protein, whose product MFCLLIVLALLAADPLMIRAANGSPASLHQWGAVTLFHGLPSDHVRAIAQDSEGVMWFATDGGLARYDGRRVQKVSDDALPSERIRALSFDFDGRLWIGTDAGAAVLADNQFKRVPQTESQAITAIAAPGGGRAFMTGERGEIFDCRLLGNGSFAVSAITPADTPLLSTDANGHAPLPITSMAAFDNALVVGTRGRGLLRVQTDRNDAPIVQEILSRPRAFYVEAVAFDASHQLWFGSQTTAADSGLYASGDLRHPEKVSAGLGTVTALCFDRRGDLWAGTDGQGAARFHDGRRLERFTFASTAGGLRSDHVYAVFVDRESVVWFGTDRGICRYDPHGPRVEQISEDRESNFARTLFRASSGEMWCGTNRGLFAHTAEGWEANPSLAGTAIHAINEDAGGRLLVGTAAGLFIESSSQDHSPPSRSPLTTAFARFDESSDSVRAIQRFRGALYVASFGRGLERLEANSRARVWPADTGDASLRQVVSLYAEGDRRLWIGTATAGVFVFDGASTRAADGLDGLRGAAVWAIDGAPDRVLWVATARGLFALRDGKLTALINDTDARGVVATAPNLAWCATADKGLYRVLLDDAAGVITGRRDVEQGLPSEQVFAILAPRDQPTVWVGTNRGLARFEPNTVAPLVFPARVLGKRLFSNEEVRAGLSLEYPQNSLAIDMAASSSRSFPEQFQYAFAVVDDAGRALRQKLSRDSQLLLEGLRAGRYRVEARAFTNDLMASEPFVIEFTVTRAPFPWASAALAFLLLLALVAVGWGYRQNRRMRRTNTALESTNLQLAETRLQIANETEAERRRIARDLHDQTLADLRRLLMMSDQLPANGHATAEPLRFRQEIENLSGEIRRICEDLSPSALANVGLAAALEWALTNGVAQLPDEQKFAYEFQCEDGLDDKHHLKSAVQIQIFRIVQEAVNNVCRHAAATRVSLRASIDAGGALLIELADDGHGFDASQTNGRRGRGLANIGSRASLIDAEVSWTPRAEGGTCFTLRKAIPRAAVS is encoded by the coding sequence GTGTTTTGTCTTTTGATCGTGCTCGCCTTGCTTGCTGCCGATCCGCTGATGATCCGCGCGGCGAACGGCTCGCCGGCCAGCCTGCACCAGTGGGGCGCGGTGACGTTGTTTCATGGCTTGCCTTCCGATCACGTGCGCGCCATCGCGCAGGACAGCGAAGGCGTGATGTGGTTCGCTACCGATGGCGGGCTGGCCAGGTATGACGGTCGTCGCGTGCAGAAAGTCAGCGACGACGCACTGCCGTCGGAGCGCATCCGTGCCTTAAGCTTCGACTTCGATGGCCGCCTGTGGATCGGCACGGACGCGGGCGCGGCGGTTCTTGCCGATAACCAGTTCAAGCGCGTTCCGCAGACCGAATCGCAAGCGATCACGGCCATCGCTGCTCCCGGCGGCGGGCGCGCATTTATGACCGGCGAGCGAGGCGAGATATTTGATTGCCGGCTACTCGGCAACGGCAGCTTTGCCGTTAGCGCCATCACGCCGGCGGACACGCCATTGCTCTCGACAGATGCGAACGGCCACGCGCCGCTGCCGATCACCAGCATGGCGGCTTTCGACAATGCGCTAGTCGTCGGCACGCGCGGTCGCGGCCTGCTCAGGGTTCAAACCGACCGCAATGACGCGCCGATTGTCCAGGAGATTCTCAGCCGCCCGCGCGCTTTCTATGTCGAAGCGGTCGCCTTCGACGCGAGCCATCAATTGTGGTTCGGCTCACAAACGACTGCCGCCGACAGCGGCCTCTATGCGAGCGGCGACTTGCGCCATCCAGAAAAAGTCAGCGCCGGGTTGGGCACGGTGACGGCGCTATGCTTTGACCGGCGCGGCGACCTGTGGGCAGGGACCGATGGGCAGGGCGCGGCGCGCTTTCACGATGGCCGGCGGCTCGAACGCTTCACCTTTGCCAGCACGGCGGGCGGCCTGCGCTCGGATCATGTCTATGCGGTCTTCGTTGACCGCGAAAGCGTTGTCTGGTTCGGCACAGACCGTGGCATCTGCCGCTATGACCCGCACGGCCCGCGCGTCGAACAGATTTCCGAAGACCGCGAGAGCAACTTTGCGCGCACCTTGTTTCGCGCCAGCAGCGGCGAGATGTGGTGCGGCACGAATCGCGGCCTGTTCGCGCACACGGCGGAAGGCTGGGAAGCCAACCCGTCGCTCGCGGGTACTGCGATTCACGCGATCAACGAAGACGCCGGCGGGCGCTTGCTGGTCGGCACGGCGGCGGGGCTGTTCATCGAATCCTCGTCACAAGACCATTCGCCGCCGAGCCGTTCACCTCTCACAACCGCCTTTGCGCGCTTTGACGAGAGCAGCGACAGCGTGCGGGCGATCCAGCGTTTTCGCGGCGCGCTCTACGTCGCCAGTTTCGGGCGCGGCCTTGAGCGGCTGGAAGCCAACAGCCGCGCCCGAGTATGGCCCGCGGATACGGGCGACGCCAGCCTGCGTCAAGTCGTCAGCCTCTATGCCGAAGGCGACCGGCGCTTGTGGATCGGCACGGCGACGGCGGGCGTCTTCGTCTTCGACGGCGCAAGCACCAGAGCCGCCGATGGGCTCGACGGGTTGCGCGGCGCGGCGGTGTGGGCAATAGACGGCGCGCCGGATAGGGTGCTGTGGGTGGCGACGGCTCGCGGCCTCTTCGCTTTGCGTGATGGCAAGCTAACGGCGCTCATCAACGACACGGATGCGCGCGGCGTCGTTGCCACAGCGCCGAACCTCGCGTGGTGCGCGACCGCGGATAAAGGTCTCTATCGCGTCTTGCTCGATGATGCGGCGGGCGTCATCACCGGCCGGCGCGATGTCGAGCAGGGTTTGCCGTCCGAGCAGGTCTTTGCCATCCTCGCGCCGCGCGATCAACCGACCGTCTGGGTAGGCACGAATCGCGGACTGGCGCGCTTCGAGCCGAACACCGTAGCGCCGCTCGTCTTCCCGGCCCGCGTGCTCGGCAAGCGGCTGTTTAGCAATGAAGAAGTGCGCGCAGGGCTCAGCCTCGAATACCCGCAGAACAGCCTGGCGATTGATATGGCGGCCTCAAGCAGTCGCAGTTTCCCTGAACAGTTTCAGTATGCCTTCGCGGTCGTGGATGACGCGGGCCGCGCGCTTCGCCAGAAGCTGTCGCGTGATTCGCAACTACTGCTCGAAGGCTTGCGGGCCGGGCGCTATCGCGTTGAGGCGCGCGCCTTCACCAACGACTTGATGGCCTCGGAGCCGTTCGTAATCGAATTCACCGTGACCCGCGCGCCGTTCCCGTGGGCATCGGCGGCGCTGGCGTTTTTGCTGTTGCTGGCGCTGGTCGCCGTGGGCTGGGGTTATCGTCAGAATCGCCGTATGCGGCGCACCAACACGGCGCTCGAATCTACCAACCTGCAACTGGCTGAAACCCGCTTGCAGATTGCCAACGAAACTGAAGCCGAGCGCCGCCGCATCGCCCGCGACCTGCACGATCAGACGCTTGCGGACTTGCGGCGGCTGCTGATGATGAGCGATCAGTTGCCTGCAAACGGCCACGCGACGGCCGAGCCTTTGCGCTTCCGGCAAGAGATCGAAAACCTTTCGGGCGAGATCCGTCGCATCTGCGAAGACCTGAGCCCTTCGGCGCTCGCCAACGTCGGACTGGCGGCGGCGCTGGAGTGGGCCTTAACCAACGGCGTCGCGCAGTTGCCCGACGAGCAGAAGTTCGCCTACGAGTTTCAGTGCGAAGACGGGCTTGATGACAAGCACCACCTGAAGAGCGCTGTGCAGATTCAAATCTTTCGCATCGTTCAGGAAGCCGTCAACAACGTCTGCCGCCACGCCGCCGCCACCCGCGTCAGCTTGCGCGCGAGCATTGATGCGGGCGGCGCGCTGTTGATCGAGCTTGCCGACGATGGCCACGGCTTTGATGCGAGTCAGACGAATGGCAGGCGCGGGCGCGGGCTGGCGAACATCGGCTCGCGCGCCAGCTTGATCGATGCCGAGGTCAGCTGGACGCCGCGCGCCGAAGGCGGCACATGCTTCACGCTGCGCAAAGCCATTCCGCGCGCTGCGGTTTCTTGA
- a CDS encoding DUF3142 domain-containing protein, with translation MWLATVARGGPALPVTKAVTLRPLLRRAVPCDASGAIIASMKIGDFIQQQVVRARDRRWRGMPALVMLAAAAAVGVVRFNAASPRAWPVGEVPVAFWAWRSRLPNQADIERAVAQTGARTLFLRAGQIDYGDGHLRCIHTTAGRYPAAVEIHLVYNATPALLASFEKLDTAALANQVAASYKDDTQRATADAADIAGVQLDFDVPTRLLARYAALLNALRQRLPEGTRLSITGLPTWMASADLGSALAAVDFWIPQLYGARIPSRLDEPIAIASPQAVAREVSRAASFNRPFYAGLAAYGYAIHCAAGGERRAVVGDLDPALVAACRELQLIERCPFEPARTGEAPASEWRYVYRATADAQLDHLLIRAGEWLMLDVPSAAALAACGRAVRERAGEQLLGICVFRLPESGDPTALSVAEIAGALNGPHAASSFVIEATSTDKAGAATVTLSLVNDGATRARLGAGAASLMVQLPAGSLRQLSLRGFNSTSLLCGAGDGADIGVRNCSLRRANAVKLELTSWSPGDRVGAVLQLASLPPAIEVRFTVSMDDGREVSERRTLLIKRGRTS, from the coding sequence ATGTGGTTAGCCACAGTCGCGCGCGGCGGGCCAGCCCTGCCCGTGACTAAGGCGGTCACCTTGCGCCCGCTGTTGCGGCGCGCGGTTCCGTGTGATGCGAGCGGCGCGATAATCGCCTCTATGAAGATCGGCGATTTCATCCAGCAGCAAGTTGTTCGGGCGCGCGACAGACGCTGGCGCGGCATGCCGGCTCTGGTGATGCTGGCGGCTGCGGCAGCGGTCGGCGTCGTGCGCTTCAACGCGGCGTCGCCGCGCGCCTGGCCGGTGGGCGAAGTCCCTGTCGCCTTCTGGGCCTGGCGGTCGCGGTTGCCGAATCAAGCTGACATTGAGCGGGCCGTCGCGCAGACCGGCGCGCGAACCCTCTTCCTGCGCGCAGGGCAGATCGATTACGGCGACGGCCATCTGCGCTGCATCCACACGACGGCGGGCCGCTATCCCGCTGCGGTCGAAATCCATCTGGTCTACAACGCGACACCGGCGTTGCTGGCGTCGTTCGAGAAGCTCGACACGGCGGCGCTTGCCAATCAAGTGGCCGCCTCTTACAAAGACGACACGCAAAGGGCCACGGCTGATGCGGCAGACATCGCCGGCGTGCAGTTAGATTTCGACGTGCCGACGCGACTGCTTGCTCGGTATGCTGCATTGCTCAACGCGCTGCGTCAGCGATTGCCCGAAGGCACGCGGCTATCGATCACCGGCCTGCCGACCTGGATGGCGTCGGCTGACCTGGGCAGCGCGCTTGCGGCAGTGGACTTCTGGATTCCTCAACTCTACGGCGCGCGGATTCCCTCACGCCTTGACGAGCCAATCGCCATCGCTTCGCCGCAAGCAGTGGCCCGCGAGGTCAGCCGCGCGGCCAGCTTCAACCGCCCGTTTTACGCGGGGCTTGCCGCTTACGGGTATGCGATTCACTGCGCCGCGGGCGGCGAGCGGCGGGCGGTCGTTGGCGATCTCGACCCGGCGCTGGTCGCCGCCTGCCGCGAGTTGCAACTGATCGAGCGTTGCCCGTTCGAGCCCGCCCGCACAGGCGAAGCGCCGGCCAGCGAGTGGCGCTACGTCTATCGCGCCACCGCAGACGCGCAGCTTGACCACCTGCTGATCCGCGCCGGCGAATGGCTGATGCTCGACGTGCCGAGCGCCGCGGCGCTGGCTGCCTGCGGGCGGGCGGTGCGCGAGCGGGCGGGCGAGCAGTTGCTAGGCATCTGCGTCTTTCGCTTGCCTGAGAGCGGCGACCCGACCGCCCTGTCCGTGGCCGAAATCGCCGGCGCGCTCAACGGCCCGCATGCGGCCAGCTCGTTTGTGATCGAGGCTACAAGTACGGACAAGGCGGGCGCAGCAACCGTCACGCTCAGTCTGGTCAACGACGGCGCGACGCGAGCGCGGCTCGGCGCAGGCGCGGCCAGCTTGATGGTGCAACTGCCGGCGGGCAGCCTGCGGCAACTCAGTCTGCGCGGCTTTAATTCGACATCGCTGCTCTGCGGCGCGGGCGATGGCGCGGATATAGGGGTGAGGAATTGCAGCCTGCGCCGCGCCAATGCGGTGAAGCTGGAATTGACTTCATGGTCGCCGGGTGATCGCGTCGGCGCCGTGCTACAGCTAGCTTCATTGCCGCCCGCCATCGAAGTCCGCTTCACCGTTTCTATGGACGACGGGCGCGAAGTCTCTGAGCGCCGAACCCTTCTCATCAAACGAGGGCGCACATCATGA
- a CDS encoding ABC transporter ATP-binding protein — MGDVEIHALRGINLRIERGDFVAIMGASGSGKSTTMNILGCLDKPSRGHYFLDGQDVSTLSKDELADIRNRKIGFVFQGFNLLSRTSALENVELPMLYLGLKTAERLKRATEALEIVGLSNRIHNMPNQLSGGQQQRVAIARSLVNHPAIILADEPTGNLDSTTGKLIMQLLLDVRRTRQTTMMLVTHDADLAALADSRLVLRDGRPVEDGTRVADAASRPEHDPRSAAVPPRLEPTR, encoded by the coding sequence ATGGGCGATGTCGAGATTCACGCGCTGCGCGGTATCAACTTGAGGATCGAGCGCGGCGATTTCGTCGCCATCATGGGGGCGTCGGGCTCGGGCAAATCAACCACCATGAACATCCTCGGCTGTCTCGACAAGCCGTCACGCGGCCATTACTTCCTCGACGGGCAGGACGTTTCAACGCTCTCGAAAGACGAGCTGGCCGACATTCGCAATCGCAAAATCGGCTTCGTCTTTCAAGGCTTCAACCTGCTGTCGCGCACCTCGGCGCTCGAAAACGTCGAGCTGCCGATGCTCTACCTCGGCCTGAAAACCGCGGAGCGTTTGAAGCGCGCCACCGAAGCGTTAGAGATCGTCGGCCTCAGCAATCGCATACACAACATGCCGAATCAACTGTCGGGCGGCCAGCAGCAGCGCGTCGCCATCGCCCGCTCGCTGGTCAATCATCCGGCGATCATCCTGGCCGACGAGCCGACCGGCAACCTCGATTCGACGACAGGGAAGCTGATCATGCAGCTGCTGCTCGACGTGCGCCGCACCCGGCAGACGACGATGATGCTGGTCACCCACGATGCCGACCTCGCCGCGCTCGCCGATTCGCGGCTGGTGCTGCGCGACGGACGGCCGGTGGAGGACGGCACGCGTGTCGCGGATGCCGCATCCCGGCCCGAGCACGACCCGCGCTCCGCTGCGGTCCCGCCGCGCCTGGAGCCGACGCGATGA
- a CDS encoding response regulator transcription factor, which yields MAILIAEDNLAQRRYLRELLEREFTTHAPVIEAGDGEQTIEMALAHRPHLCVMDIQMPKLSGVKAARAIWRGFPQARIIFWTQFPHEIYINEIRRIIKTVEPPPAYGFIDKNNPESRFLRFVAAVLEDGADMIDPAFKDSFKRPLLTEFEAEALYYLALGLSNWAIARKCSLSLRGVESRLATLYEKLFAASPEGTMNETYDRLAYNVRTRAFFEALRRGLLNSDELQKAADELDRWINRDRKHFIDEQKGRGR from the coding sequence ATGGCAATCCTGATCGCCGAAGACAACCTGGCGCAACGGCGTTACCTGCGCGAGCTGCTGGAGCGCGAATTCACCACCCACGCCCCGGTTATCGAAGCCGGCGACGGCGAGCAGACCATCGAGATGGCGCTCGCGCACCGCCCGCATCTCTGCGTGATGGACATCCAGATGCCCAAGCTGTCGGGCGTCAAAGCGGCGCGCGCCATCTGGCGCGGCTTCCCGCAAGCGCGCATCATCTTCTGGACACAGTTCCCGCACGAGATTTACATCAACGAGATTCGCCGCATCATCAAGACGGTCGAGCCGCCGCCGGCCTACGGCTTCATCGATAAGAACAACCCCGAGTCGCGCTTTCTGCGCTTCGTCGCCGCCGTGCTCGAAGACGGCGCGGACATGATCGACCCGGCGTTCAAGGATTCGTTCAAGCGCCCGCTGCTTACGGAGTTCGAAGCCGAGGCGCTCTATTACCTGGCGCTCGGGCTGTCGAATTGGGCCATCGCCCGCAAGTGCAGCTTGAGCCTGCGCGGCGTCGAGAGCCGGCTGGCGACGCTTTATGAAAAGCTCTTCGCCGCCTCGCCCGAAGGCACGATGAACGAGACCTATGACCGGCTCGCTTACAACGTGCGGACGCGGGCTTTCTTTGAAGCGTTGCGGCGCGGCCTGCTCAACAGCGACGAGTTGCAAAAGGCCGCCGACGAGCTGGACAGGTGGATCAACCGCGACCGCAAGCACTTCATTGATGAGCAGAAGGGGCGCGGGCGTTAA